One part of the Mariniblastus fucicola genome encodes these proteins:
- a CDS encoding alpha/beta hydrolase, which produces MNALLFRSPLVPACLCLLAIIVGNHGYAQEAKQHTTIELWPDGLPADAKPLTEKQIEEAKSKTTDERIFHVESPMLTIYEPPAEKKNGTAVVICPGGGYYMLAYKHEGIDLAKWFNEQGVTAFLLKYRVPRRQEKIHWEPMQDVQRAIRIVRSRADQYKIDSDRIGVLGFSAGGHLTVMAGTQFETQSYDPVDDADKLSCRPNFICPIYAAYLGNDYKDDVVELGDLVNVTENTPPTFMAVTADDNMRGAQAGLLLARLLQNGVKAEVHVWQEGGHGYGLYKRGKATDGWEENLKVWLELNGFLNSPTKDE; this is translated from the coding sequence ATGAACGCTTTGCTTTTTCGCTCCCCGCTCGTGCCAGCTTGCCTTTGCCTGCTGGCGATTATCGTCGGAAACCACGGATACGCCCAAGAAGCCAAACAGCACACCACCATCGAGCTGTGGCCCGACGGCTTGCCGGCCGACGCCAAGCCGTTGACGGAAAAACAGATCGAAGAAGCCAAATCCAAAACGACGGACGAGCGAATCTTCCACGTCGAGTCGCCGATGCTGACGATCTACGAGCCGCCAGCTGAGAAGAAAAACGGGACGGCAGTCGTCATTTGTCCTGGCGGTGGATACTATATGCTGGCCTACAAGCACGAAGGCATCGATCTGGCGAAGTGGTTCAACGAGCAGGGCGTCACGGCGTTTTTACTGAAGTATCGAGTGCCACGTCGCCAGGAGAAAATTCACTGGGAACCGATGCAGGACGTGCAACGAGCCATCCGTATCGTTCGCAGCAGAGCCGACCAGTACAAAATTGATTCCGACCGAATCGGCGTGCTCGGGTTTTCCGCAGGAGGTCATCTGACTGTGATGGCGGGGACGCAATTCGAAACGCAAAGCTACGATCCGGTCGACGATGCCGACAAACTGAGCTGTCGTCCGAACTTCATCTGTCCGATCTACGCGGCTTACCTTGGCAATGACTACAAAGACGATGTCGTCGAGCTGGGCGATTTGGTGAACGTGACCGAAAACACGCCTCCTACCTTTATGGCCGTAACTGCGGATGACAACATGCGCGGTGCTCAAGCGGGACTTCTGCTCGCTCGCCTGTTGCAAAACGGTGTGAAAGCGGAAGTTCACGTCTGGCAAGAAGGCGGCCATGGCTACGGGCTGTACAAACGCGGCAAAGCCACCGATGGCTGGGAAGAAAATTTGAAAGTCTGGCTGGAGCTGAACGGATTCTTAAACTCGCCGACGAAAGATGAGTAA